The Heliorestis convoluta genome includes the window ATTATCACATTTTTCACCCATCATATTAATAAGCTCTTTCTTTCCTTTGTCTTTTATTGCCACATAATTTTTATTCTCAATTAAATGTTCGATTGAAATTTCATCACAAATATTTCCGAATATCTGATAAAACTTTTCAGTCTCATTTGATACTATATTATCTAAAATCTTAATAAAAACTTTGCAATTTCCTCGGTTTTTATAAAAATCCTCAATATTTCTCACGAATTCATAAAAATTAATCTTGTATCCACAAGTATCAAATATTTGTTTTTCTGATATCCCTTGAATAGAGATTCGTAATACATCCAATCCGGAACTAATAAGATTTTTATTTAATTGTGGTGTAAGTAGAGATCCGTTAGTAATAATTTTTACCATATTACAAGCACCAGATGACTTTGCCAAATAAACCATCTCTGTAATTTTTTTGTTTATCAAAGGTTCCCCAAACCTCGATAAATTAATAGCTTTAACTTGCCTTGGAAATATTAAAGCATCTTTTATAAGTTTTTCAAAAATAGAATACTCCATTACTTTATTCATGTGTCCAAGTTTTTTTATTTCTTCTTGCATATTGCCATGAAAACAGTAAAAACATCTGAAGTTGCAAACGCTTGAAGGTTCTATTAAAAGTGATATAGGTGTGTCCAATGGAACAACATCTGCTAATCTTATACGTTCACCCTCACACCACTTAGACATTTTTGCCTTCAAATACTTCCCTCCCTCAAATGCTCCGTTACTCCTTTGCCTCGCTAAACTCACTATTTCGCGTTTGTAGCTTCTGTTAGTTTCTTTGTGTAGGCAGTATTATCTTTTATTCTGATACGATTTTAATAACATAATCTTTTACCATAACTTTGTTAAAAACATCATTTTTGTTTACTACCGTATTGGTATCTATTATTTTTTTTATATAATTTAATGTGTTTTCATCAGTTTGATGATATTCCGGCATTATATTTTTCATAATATAGGCTTTTTCTTGTAGATTCTTATGCAATATATTTATATCAATATAACTTTTTATATCATGATCACTAGAAATATTTATGCCCATCATTTGCAAAAGAGACCTTGCATCATAATTGTTTCTAACTTTTAAAAGCAAATTACCATCAGGCTTTAATAGCCTCAAAACATTATCAAGCAGTTTGTACGGATCTTTATAAAAGTTTAGTGGATTACCAATGAGAATATAATCAAATTTACTATTGGTATAATGTTCATGCAGATATTCGATCCGATCAACTATAACATCACCTTCGCATATGGTTTTTAAATCCAACCAATACTTCGCTTCAGTTGTAAACGCCGAAAGTTTGGCATCAAAAACATCAGCATACCTAAGCTTATTTTTTAATTCTAAGATTGGGGTTCCACATCGCACGTCAACGCCTAGAATTTCTGGTTTGACATTCCCACACTTTTCTTTATGATTAATTAAAGAAATCATGGTAAATTCAAAATTGTTAACATCTTCCCATGCATCAATCCCATAATATTTTTGAAAAAAGTTACCTCGACCTTTTTCTAACATATTCATCTTTTCCTGTTGATTAGATCCTGTAACACCAGCATGATGTACAAAAACGTCTTTGCATAAAATAGCTTTGTATCCAGCACGCCGAACTCTAAACGTTAAGTCATCATCACTAAAATCATGATGAAAACCGTAATCCAGTTTTCCTACGATATCCCAACACTCTTTTTTAAAAAAAGTAACTGCATTAATAAGTCTTAATCGTTCTTCCCACTTTCTTCTATCTGAAATATTATATTTTTCAGCTTTTGCATGTAACTCATCAATAGTATTGAATTTTAGATCTACACTTTGATAATTGCTAATATTATCTGATACAGGAACAATAAAGCCAATACGTTTATCAGATTTAGCACATTTAATCATATTTGTTAGCCAGTTTTTGGTTACAATTACGTCATTAGGAACACCAACGCTGTATTTACCTTTCATCCACTCAAAGCCAATAATTCCACCATATGAAGCGCCTTTATTCTCCGTAACTTTAACAATTTTTTTTCTGTTGTGAGGTACAGATCGAAAATACTCATAAGTACCAT containing:
- a CDS encoding radical SAM/SPASM domain-containing protein, translating into MKAKMSKWCEGERIRLADVVPLDTPISLLIEPSSVCNFRCFYCFHGNMQEEIKKLGHMNKVMEYSIFEKLIKDALIFPRQVKAINLSRFGEPLINKKITEMVYLAKSSGACNMVKIITNGSLLTPQLNKNLISSGLDVLRISIQGISEKQIFDTCGYKINFYEFVRNIEDFYKNRGNCKVFIKILDNIVSNETEKFYQIFGNICDEISIEHLIENKNYVAIKDKGKKELINMMGEKCDNVDVCSSPFYSLNIAADGSISPCCNDIEGKIIFGNVVENSLVDVWNSKKLNLFRVMHLQEKRYHHQVCGRCCAPTYTNQRYDNIDSVKKSLLKHYNT